In Candidatus Zixiibacteriota bacterium, the following proteins share a genomic window:
- a CDS encoding ABC transporter ATP-binding protein, with product MNKSWLQTFDLCRYYQRGIHEVRAIDRVNLSLSQGEFLAVVGSSGSGKSTLMNLIAGLDSPTSGQVEVAGEVLSDLSRRELSAYRAKRIGMVFQSFNLLPHRTAIENVELALYFNHTPRDQRRDLAEAILIRLGLADRMDHKPSDLSGGEQQRVALARALVKKPEILLADEATGNLDKDNTQSIAELLTELNAGGLSIVLVTHDLDLAQQVAERTILMSYGCVVTEDQEGES from the coding sequence GTGAACAAATCATGGCTGCAGACATTTGATCTGTGTCGGTACTACCAACGAGGGATACACGAGGTACGCGCCATCGATAGAGTGAACCTATCTTTGTCTCAGGGAGAATTCCTGGCTGTAGTGGGTTCATCAGGTTCAGGCAAATCAACGCTGATGAATCTAATAGCCGGGTTGGATAGCCCCACCTCGGGCCAGGTGGAGGTTGCGGGTGAAGTCTTATCTGATCTCTCGCGTCGGGAACTGTCCGCCTATCGCGCCAAACGAATTGGAATGGTCTTTCAGTCGTTCAATCTGTTGCCTCATCGCACAGCCATTGAGAATGTGGAACTGGCGTTGTATTTCAACCACACGCCACGCGATCAACGACGAGATCTGGCAGAGGCGATCCTGATCCGACTGGGTCTGGCGGACCGCATGGATCACAAACCATCCGATCTTTCCGGCGGTGAGCAGCAGCGGGTAGCGCTGGCTCGGGCGCTGGTCAAAAAACCGGAGATCCTTCTGGCGGACGAAGCCACCGGCAATCTAGATAAGGATAACACGCAATCAATCGCCGAACTATTGACCGAACTAAATGCTGGCGGGTTATCGATTGTGCTGGTAACACATGATCTTGACCTTGCTCAGCAGGTTGCCGAACGGACAATTCTCATGAGTTATGGCTGCGTCGTTACCGAAGATCAGGAGGGGGAATCATGA
- a CDS encoding response regulator, whose translation MSNKIRLLIVDDEVEFLESIAKRLEMRDFNVRTAARGAEAVEIARNEKFDIALLDLKMPGIDGQEVLKILKDEHKFLEVIILTGHGSVDTAIECTKLGAFSYLPKPYELEKLLEVLMQAYEERLKKKFSADESRMQKLTEIATGSSALGILRAMRDLDDEEK comes from the coding sequence ATGTCAAATAAGATTAGATTGCTGATTGTTGACGACGAAGTGGAGTTCCTCGAATCAATCGCCAAAAGATTGGAGATGAGGGACTTCAATGTGCGGACAGCCGCCCGCGGAGCGGAAGCTGTCGAGATTGCGCGTAATGAGAAATTCGATATTGCCCTCCTCGATTTGAAAATGCCCGGCATTGACGGACAGGAAGTACTGAAGATTCTCAAGGACGAGCACAAATTCCTTGAGGTTATTATCCTCACCGGCCACGGCTCTGTCGACACTGCGATAGAATGCACTAAACTGGGTGCTTTCAGTTACCTGCCGAAACCATACGAATTGGAAAAGCTCCTGGAAGTGCTCATGCAGGCATACGAGGAAAGACTGAAGAAGAAATTCAGTGCGGATGAAAGCCGGATGCAGAAATTGACTGAGATCGCTACCGGATCCAGTGCGCTCGGAATTCTGCGAGCTATGCGCGATCTTGACGACGAGGAAAAGTAG
- a CDS encoding anion permease: MAKILLVDDEDQFRSDIAERLNLRGYETIETDNGEDAIKIARNDYDIDIVLLDLKMPGLSGEQTLVELKKFRPAVQIILLTGHGSMASAMETGRLEAYAYLEKPCELDKLLETIEAAREDRPHVMARHEIPLVEKGSVKKWLIGSHNSRPGVIILGALLFALALLAPSPQRLIDILDAPKTGEITDINMGFAGYRMMSENETIADYYSHKNKMYKKTQDTDGNTVKVVQTAEELSTKARVMLATLVVAALFWASGAVPVGITALLVGVLMYFTGVLRPDDIAKAYAKDAVIFIFGVLAIAVAISKTGLDRRIGLLLLGPAKTLPRLLFLFLPLLAMACSVISEHALVAFIMPLFMMVYATSIRAAGVKTDRALAVMFALALCYTANSGGPGSPAAGGRNAIMMGILQDYDIAPTFGEWMTYGMPFVPVMALVIAAYFYFTFRKKIKIKSLNVSAIVRQASDQIGPMNKNEYLTGAVLVGVIALWIGASDTFGMGGPIILGLVVLNIMRILKWRDITTIHWEVIALYASASALGKGLAETGGALFLADSFLSILPDFMSDGAGLAMAASLFTGICTNFMSDGATVSAIGPITVPMATISNTHPWMIGFATAFASSFAHMLIIGTPSNAIAYAMAKDPVTGEQLVTLADFLKHGAAVLLLSFAVLWGWTIFGYWRFIGF; encoded by the coding sequence ATGGCCAAGATACTGCTTGTAGATGATGAGGATCAGTTTCGATCGGATATTGCCGAACGACTCAACTTGCGTGGCTATGAGACCATTGAGACCGATAATGGAGAAGATGCAATCAAGATTGCCAGGAACGATTATGATATTGATATTGTTCTCCTGGACCTGAAAATGCCGGGCTTGAGCGGTGAGCAGACGCTCGTAGAGTTGAAGAAATTCCGTCCTGCCGTTCAGATCATTCTACTGACAGGACATGGCTCAATGGCCTCGGCGATGGAAACTGGACGATTGGAAGCATATGCTTATCTTGAGAAGCCATGCGAATTGGATAAGCTTCTTGAAACGATTGAAGCAGCCCGCGAGGACCGACCCCACGTTATGGCTCGCCATGAGATCCCACTTGTAGAGAAGGGATCGGTGAAGAAATGGTTGATCGGATCTCATAATTCCCGCCCGGGCGTAATAATCCTCGGTGCCTTACTCTTTGCTCTGGCGTTGTTGGCTCCCTCGCCGCAGCGTTTGATTGACATTCTCGACGCCCCCAAGACCGGGGAGATAACCGATATCAATATGGGCTTTGCCGGTTATCGCATGATGAGTGAAAATGAGACTATCGCTGACTATTACAGTCATAAAAATAAAATGTACAAAAAGACCCAGGATACCGACGGTAACACTGTCAAAGTGGTGCAGACCGCCGAGGAATTATCAACTAAGGCCCGTGTGATGCTTGCTACGTTGGTCGTGGCGGCGTTATTCTGGGCTTCAGGAGCTGTGCCGGTAGGGATCACGGCTTTGCTTGTCGGGGTATTGATGTACTTCACAGGCGTTCTTCGACCCGATGACATTGCCAAAGCCTACGCCAAGGATGCGGTCATATTCATATTCGGAGTGTTGGCCATAGCGGTGGCGATTTCCAAAACGGGATTGGATCGACGTATAGGGTTACTGCTACTAGGACCGGCAAAGACTCTGCCGCGACTTCTGTTTCTCTTTCTCCCTTTGCTGGCTATGGCTTGTTCGGTGATCTCAGAACATGCGTTGGTAGCATTTATCATGCCGCTGTTCATGATGGTCTATGCCACCTCGATTCGTGCCGCTGGGGTCAAGACGGATCGTGCGCTGGCCGTCATGTTTGCCTTGGCTCTCTGCTACACGGCCAACTCGGGTGGTCCTGGTTCGCCCGCTGCCGGAGGTCGGAATGCAATCATGATGGGTATTTTACAGGATTACGATATAGCCCCGACCTTCGGCGAGTGGATGACCTACGGAATGCCCTTTGTGCCGGTCATGGCCCTGGTCATCGCAGCCTATTTCTACTTTACCTTCCGCAAAAAAATTAAGATTAAATCGCTTAATGTTTCAGCAATAGTGCGTCAGGCTTCCGACCAGATCGGACCAATGAATAAAAACGAGTATCTTACTGGCGCAGTTCTGGTGGGCGTCATAGCTCTCTGGATCGGGGCGAGCGATACTTTCGGCATGGGTGGTCCGATCATCCTCGGCTTGGTGGTTTTGAACATAATGCGAATACTCAAATGGCGCGACATTACCACCATCCACTGGGAGGTGATCGCCCTCTACGCCAGTGCCAGCGCCCTTGGTAAAGGCCTGGCAGAAACCGGTGGAGCGTTGTTCCTGGCCGACAGTTTCCTCAGTATTCTGCCGGACTTCATGAGCGACGGAGCCGGGTTAGCTATGGCGGCCAGTCTGTTCACTGGAATATGTACTAACTTCATGAGCGACGGGGCCACAGTTTCTGCTATTGGTCCGATTACTGTGCCGATGGCGACTATAAGCAATACTCACCCCTGGATGATTGGCTTTGCTACCGCCTTCGCTTCGTCATTTGCCCACATGCTTATAATTGGTACTCCCTCAAATGCAATTGCCTATGCTATGGCAAAAGATCCGGTGACAGGTGAGCAGTTGGTAACTCTCGCCGATTTTCTCAAGCATGGCGCCGCAGTACTATTGCTGTCGTTTGCTGTTCTTTGGGGATGGACAATTTTTGGATATTGGAGATTCATTGGGTTCTAG
- a CDS encoding CBS domain-containing protein, with protein MSANKAGDLMVPIDQYPTVDSSATILDAVIRLAESRFNSDQGRQPYQAVLIADNNGRIIGKLGQLALLKALEPRSHVVADQDTLNKAGVSDAILQTALDHFSVLQRRLSEMCQGAVAVPVRSVMRPLREHIDVDAPICDVIHQMVTWQTLSVLVTQQDRPVGLIRLSDLCDEVMEQMRQATTSTDSKD; from the coding sequence ATGAGTGCAAACAAGGCCGGGGACCTGATGGTGCCCATTGATCAGTACCCGACAGTTGATTCCTCGGCCACAATTCTGGATGCTGTCATTCGCTTAGCGGAGTCCCGGTTCAATTCGGACCAGGGCAGACAGCCATATCAAGCCGTATTGATTGCCGACAACAATGGTAGAATTATAGGTAAACTGGGTCAACTGGCTCTTCTGAAAGCCCTGGAACCACGAAGCCATGTCGTAGCAGATCAGGACACGCTCAACAAAGCAGGTGTGAGCGATGCGATCCTGCAAACGGCACTGGATCACTTCAGTGTTCTTCAGCGAAGGCTTTCGGAAATGTGCCAGGGGGCGGTTGCGGTGCCGGTCCGAAGTGTTATGCGCCCCTTGAGAGAGCACATCGATGTAGATGCTCCGATCTGTGATGTTATTCATCAGATGGTGACCTGGCAAACATTATCGGTTCTGGTAACACAACAGGACCGCCCTGTCGGACTGATTCGATTGTCCGACCTTTGCGATGAAGTAATGGAACAGATGCGACAGGCAACCACCAGTACTGACAGCAAGGATTGA